GCGCTGACAAAACGGATGTTGATGTCCAGATGCTGCTTTAAGGTTTTTTTGAGCTTCAAACCCTCATCTTTGCGAAGAAGGCCGTTATCCACAAAAATACAGGTAAGGTTTTTCCCGATGGCCTTGTGTATCAGCAAGGCAGTAACCGAGGAATCGACCCCGCCGCTTAAGCCCAGAACCACTTTTTTATCTTGAACGGTTGCTTTGATCTGAGCGATGGATTCTTTGGCAAAGGACTTCATGGTCCAGGAGTGTCGGCATTTGCAAACCTCGAAGAGGAAGTTGCGCAGCATGAGCTGGCCTTTGGGGGTATGATGAACTTCAGGGTGAAATTGAAGGCCGTAAAGCTTTTTTCCAGGATGAACCGTTGCTGCGATCTTCGTATTTTCGGTGGAAGCCGTTGGTTTAAAACCCTTCGGAAGCTTGGCGATGGAATCGCCATGGCTCATCCAGCAGTCGGTCTTGGTCCCCACGCCTTTTAAAAGCCCCTGCGGCTGTTTGATATTGAGTTTTGCAAAGCCGTATTCGCGTTTTTGGGCCCTTTTTACGTCTCCTCCCAGAGCATGGACCATAAACTGCATGCCGTAGCAGATTCCAAGAACGGGAATCCCAAGATCTAAGATGGCCGGGTCTATTTTGGGGCTGTCTTTTTCATAAATGCCGGCAGGTCCTCCGGAGAGGATGATTCCTTCGGGGTTAAGGTTCCTGACATAATCAATGTCGATATCAGGAGGTTCGATTTGGCAATACACATGGCCTTCTCGCACGCGGCGGGCGATCAGTTGGTTATACTGGGAACCGAAATCGATAATCAAAATCATGGACACCCTCTCCAGTTGCGAAATCAAGCTGAATATGGTAGAAGCGGCCAGAAATGTCAACTCAATTCTACCTAAACTGAGCGTTTCAAATAGTGACAGACAATTAAAAAGATATGGGAAAGATAATTGTTCAGATATATGAGGTGCAAACGCCTTCCGAGGCGGAAAAATTGATAGCGCTCGGTGTCGACCACATCGGCAGCGTCGTTGTTTCCGCAGAATCCTGGAAAATTCAATCCATAGTGGACACCATTCAGGTCGTCGGTGCCGGCGACGCCCGCAGCAGCTTGATACCGCTTTTCAGCGACTGCGATGCCGTGCTGCGCACGCTTGATTTTTATCAGCCGGACATTGTACACTTTTGTGAGTCTCTGGTCTTTCAGAATGATGATGCGAGCGCTTGCCAGGATCTTTTGGCATTGCAAGAGAATGTAAAAAAAAGGTTTCCTGGAATCAAAATCATGCGTTCCATTCCTATAGCGCCGGCCGGCGTGTCGGACCGCGTCCCCACTTTAAAATTGGCGCGACGCTTTGAACCGGTCAGCGATTACTTTTTAACGGACACGCTTCTGTTGAAAGCTTCCGGCGGATCGGCGGACGATCAGCCGGTAAAAGGTTTTGTCGGTATAACCGGCCGGACCTGCGATTGGGATGTTGCCGCAAAGCTGGTTGAATCGAGCCGCATTCCGGTCATATTGGCCGGCGGGATTTCGCCTGAAAATGTATTTGACGGTATCCTGCATGTAAGGGCCGCAGGGGTTGACAGTTGCACGGGAACCAATGCGGTAGATTCCGATGGAGTTTCTGTTCGCTTCAAGAAAGATTTAAATAAAGTCAAACGGTTGGTCGAAGAGGTCCATAGGGCGGAGCAAACTTTAAGTAATTAAACATCCGGGCCCAGAAGACCCGACTTTGGTTTACCCCTAAGGGGCTGTTTTCCTTAAAGCCAGACAAGTTAAAAGTGCCTAAAGTGATCTAAAGTGCCTAAAGTTATGGGGTCGCTTTGCTCCGCTAATTTTATATATAATTGATATAATTCCTTAACTTTAGCTCAC
The window above is part of the Candidatus Desulfatibia profunda genome. Proteins encoded here:
- the guaA gene encoding glutamine-hydrolyzing GMP synthase — encoded protein: MILIIDFGSQYNQLIARRVREGHVYCQIEPPDIDIDYVRNLNPEGIILSGGPAGIYEKDSPKIDPAILDLGIPVLGICYGMQFMVHALGGDVKRAQKREYGFAKLNIKQPQGLLKGVGTKTDCWMSHGDSIAKLPKGFKPTASTENTKIAATVHPGKKLYGLQFHPEVHHTPKGQLMLRNFLFEVCKCRHSWTMKSFAKESIAQIKATVQDKKVVLGLSGGVDSSVTALLIHKAIGKNLTCIFVDNGLLRKDEGLKLKKTLKQHLDINIRFVSARNKFLKALAGVSDPEKKRKIIGKVFMDVFEAEAKTIKGTEFLAQGTLYPDIIESVSAFGGPTSVIKSHHNVGGLPKKMKLKLVEPLKYLFKDEVRFLGKELGLDQDLIWRQPFPGPGLAIRIIGEITPKRLSVLREVDHILIEEIKKSGYYKKLWQSFAVLLPIKSVGVMGDQRTYENIVAIRAVSSKDAMTADWAKLPHKLLGKISNRIINEVTGVNRVVYDISSKPPSTIEWE